In Thermococcus gorgonarius, the genomic window TTTATGATGTCTGGGTTTTCGAGTTCTTCCTCGGTCATGGAGTCCATTATAACCTTGTAGCGCTTGAGTTTTTCTTCACCGACTCTAATGGCCTCGTCCGGTAGGGAGTAGCCCAAACCGGGAATCATCTGGAGTACTTTCTGGAGGGGCCCCATCTTCTGCATAGCCTCTAGTTGCGCGTACATGTCCTTTAAGTTGAACTTACCTTTGAGGAACTTCTCTAGATCTTCTTCCTTGATCTCCTGTTCCTGGGCCAGTTCCTCGAACTTTTCAAGAAGGCTCTCTATATCTCCTAGCCCGAGAAGTCTGGAGACGAACCTCTTGGGGTCAAAGGGTTCCAAATCGTCTATCTTCTCTCCGGTACCTATGAACTTTATGGGTGCTCCAGTTGCAGCGACTGCCGAAAGAGCTCCACCGCCTTTAGCGCTTCCATCCAGCTTCGTGACTATTATTGAGCCTATTGGTGTGGCCTCTTTGAACGCCAGGGCTTGATTGTAAGCCTGCTGGCCGATTGTACCGTCTATAACCAGTATGACTTCATCGGGCTGGATGACTGAGCTTATTTGCTTCATTTCCTCTATCAGGCTGGCCTCTTCCTTGTGTCTGCCCGCGGTGTCGACTATGATAACGTCTACACCCTTGTTCTTAAAGTACTCAACTCCTTCTTTAGCCAGCTTTATTGCGTCCTTCTCTTCTGGATTTCCAAACACCTCTATCCCTAGGGGATCAACGAGCTGTTTGAGCTGGAAGTAGGCACCTGGACGCCATGTGTCTGTACACACGAGACCGACCTTGTAGCCCCTCTTTTGGAGGTATCTTGCAAGTTTGGCTATGGTCGTGGTTTTTCCCGATCCCTGAATTCCGACCGTGAGTAGAACTGTGGGTTTCTTCTTTATCTCCAGGGGCACGGCTTCCCTACCGAGGAGATTAGTGAGTTCCTCGTACACTATCCTGATAACATGCTCCCTTGGGCTCATCCCTGCCGGTGGTTTCTCTTTTAGTGCTCTTTCCTGTATTCTTCTGGTGAGCTGAAGAACCAGCCTAACGTTCACATCCGACTGGATTAGGGCCCTCTGTATGTCCCTCACGACCTCTTTTATTAAGGCTTCGTCGATTGTGCCTGCCCTCGCGAGTTTTCTCAATGCACTGTTCAGTGCCTTTCCCAGCCTCTCTAGAGCCATTCTCAACCCTCCGGGGTTAAGTGTTCCGCCATCTTTATAACCCTTCCTTCGTGTTTTTGCGAGTTTGATGTTCATGATTTTTGATTAAACTCCGTTTTAAATCGTTGAATTTTTCCAATTATGTACATTATAGTAAAACTTGGAGCAACCATCCTCTTTAGGTTTAATCTCTATTTTGGAACGAGCATTGACGAAGAAAGCAGAGTTGAAAACTTTTTTAAACCTAAAACCCATATTCTCTTCCGGAATAGGTGAGAGGAGGTGAGAGAATGGAGTGGCTGATTGCACTTTACAATTACAAGTATCTAAAGGACATGGAGCGCCGCAGAAAGAAACCCATACCCGAGGAAATGGAGTACGTTGAAGCACTTCTCCGGTGATATCGTCGTTTGACGATATCCTTTTTAACAATTAACTTTCCGAAATCTTTTTATATATTGAAGTTGTAGTAACTATTGGTGAGTACCATGACCACGGTTATTAAAAGAAACCCCCTCCTGTTTTTGAAGGAGCTTAGAGAATACTACGA contains:
- a CDS encoding signal recognition particle protein Srp54 — encoded protein: MALERLGKALNSALRKLARAGTIDEALIKEVVRDIQRALIQSDVNVRLVLQLTRRIQERALKEKPPAGMSPREHVIRIVYEELTNLLGREAVPLEIKKKPTVLLTVGIQGSGKTTTIAKLARYLQKRGYKVGLVCTDTWRPGAYFQLKQLVDPLGIEVFGNPEEKDAIKLAKEGVEYFKNKGVDVIIVDTAGRHKEEASLIEEMKQISSVIQPDEVILVIDGTIGQQAYNQALAFKEATPIGSIIVTKLDGSAKGGGALSAVAATGAPIKFIGTGEKIDDLEPFDPKRFVSRLLGLGDIESLLEKFEELAQEQEIKEEDLEKFLKGKFNLKDMYAQLEAMQKMGPLQKVLQMIPGLGYSLPDEAIRVGEEKLKRYKVIMDSMTEEELENPDIINYSRIKRIARGSGTSTKEVRELLAQYNQMRKMFKNLDKRKLAKMAKKFGGLGGFGI